The DNA region gcactttgcgtctgggtcctggcctgccAAACCGTTCCGTAACAAAATTCTGATCTTAAAATCCTCTGCAGCTCAACAACAAAATATCCTTCTCATATTACACTTCTGATGTAAATTGACTAATAACAGAAATATGTAATTCTGTCATATCCATATAAATGTATGCTTCAGTGCTTCACACAGTCATACCTGTTGGGTTCTAATTGATGTAAAAGGCAAAATCATGAACACTGAAATACACGcatatgcatatatataaaGCCATAACCTTATGAAACATTTGTATTAAGATTTCTCCAGATTGTGGATTTGAGCTGAATTCATTGTAAATTACCCAGAACCAAAATCCATGTGTCATATGTGTTTTTTACATTACATAAAACATTGGAACCTGAGATTATTTCCTAAAATAAGCCACAAAGGATATCTGAAAGCAATGCTTGTCAGTTAATTTTCTGTATCTTAGCACTAATCACAATGCTAATCTATTCTGAGGTGATAAACCCCATTTAAACCTGCACAAGTGTTTCAAAATTGTTCTATGGTTTATATGCTCATGTTGCAGCCATGCTTGAATCTTTTTCTGCTCTATTGTTCTAGATTGGTCTTCTGGTTTCCCCCAGTCAGAAAACACATTAGATTGAATGAAGGCGTCAAACTAAGTATTAATGATTTGTGTGCTTTATGATCACCTGAcaagcctctgtcaccccactgggtcatggtctcctctcctctctgagtaGAGCATTGATGATGTTTCTTGAATaatttctctgcttctctcccccctctgcatccatcaacaggtctagccgtctttatagctgtatgctggcctgccaacctccgaccctgctgacgcACTCTACtgttataccagcagcttgtactattaatgtatctctatgattTCTGCATAttccctcctctacctctcttcccccttctcctctctctctacccagccggacatcagcaggaggtccccctacatgagcccagtcctgctcaaggtttcttcctgttaaaggggagtttttttcttgccactgttgattgtaacagacgctatataaataaatattgatttgatttgatgatggACGAACTGTCTAGTGTGTAATCCAGCTTCGTTTCCAGTCACTGCTGCGATAAACTTCAGCACCTTAGGACCTTGATCAGTAATGCAAAGAAGTTACAAGAAGAAGGatggttggctggctggctggtgcaCATCTAAGAGCAGGAATTTTAGATTAGATTTTAGATTAAATGTCAATGGTTTCCTTCTGAGATTATAACTTTAGCCTCTTCAATTTATACTTTGGATTTTCCAGAATACAAAATTCAAACATTCATAAATTGTCTTCCACCAATAAGAACCACCTATGTTTGTATGGCTCTTTTAAAAATTCACACATAGCAGATCTTTTATCTACAATTCCAATTATATTCCAGTTATATTAAATTATTTAACAACTGCTCAATTAATGACAGATCACAATGATCTAATAGCATTACCACATTTGTCACAGATGAGATGTGGCTATTTATCTCAGCGAAACTTTCAATTTTAATGTCTGTTTCCTAAATCTTCCAAGAAATAACTGCAATGTGTCAAAGAAACATTTCTTAGATGCAACACCAGAAATAGATCATACACTGCAACCGAAATATGAAACAGTAAACTGAGATTATCCTTTCAAATTTTACCCAAGCACCAGTACACGGGAGGAAACCTAAAAAGATAGATTCACCTGCCTGGCCGAGCAGGGCAGAGGCGTAGCCAATGATGCTTGTAGCTCATGGCTGAAAAGGCTTGCGCCCCCGGGAAATAACTCGAGCCTCACGTGACTCAGTTTCTCAATCTCAATTGGTCAAAGGCACGTGTCAGCGAAGCCTATAGTAGGACGTCATCGTCGAATggttcagccaatcagaaatgAGAACAAAATCTGCTGCCCAAGTATTTGAGCAGCGTCTTTATGAGCACATTTTAATGCTGCTGGAACTATTGTTTGCAGGGACCTGAACATCtaagtggttttattttattaaatgctCCGATTTTTGATCTCACGATTGTTTTTTCAAATGGTGAAGGatgacttttctttttcataacGAGAAAGACGAAATTATAGACGAAAATTactgaaaataataacaaataagTAATTGGTTGATAAAAAAAATCGaatattttaaatttcaaaGTCACATACGCCAAAACGGGTACAGATATGGAAGAAAATCCGCAAAGAGGGTCGCAGCGCGCAGATGAGCAAGACAAGGAGTCCAACCGGGCcatgctccctctcctccaactCCCCAGCAACCAGCACTCCCACAGGATCACCAACTTTTACATTGACAATATTTTACGACCAGATTTTGGAGGCAAAAGAAAAGTGAACACCTTGGTCCGGGATGGAGAGAGTCTGCGACTGaccagaggaaaagaagagctCAGAGGGAGAAAGTCTCCCAAAAGTAGCATCCCGCACCAAGGTGGTGCAGGATGCGAGAAAGAGGAGGATTCGAATGCATCCGAGCACCAGCGTGACGCCGCTGACGGGGCAGTGGAGGGCAGCCGTGCCCGCTGCCTCAGCACGCATGATGACTCTCCCCCCGGCTCCAAGCCCATGCTGTGGCCAGCCTGGGTGTACTGTACCCGCTACTCAGACCGACCGTCATCAGGTTGGTGCAAATTATTCAATATGTTGGCAGAAAGTGGAATACAGATTCAGAATTGAATGAAGATCAGGTTTTCTGtcaggttttaaaagtgaaccAACACCGCGTTTTGATTCAGAATGAACTATTTTCACACCTTATGCTGTTTTAAAAGCACCTTTTAGTTTACTTTAATTTTGGATTCTTTGCGTAGACCAGAACTGGACCAAGACCATAAAACtattcaaagaaagaaaagccagCCATCCCGCCTGTCATTCTCTTCTGGCATTATATTCACAATCAATTCGTTTTATAATTCATCGTCTTGATACTAACAGCGATTATTTTAGCGACACCAACAAGAACAATATAAAAACGTAGATTGATAATTCATTGTCTTGTGTTTGAGAATACATTTTCTGAGGTTTTATTTTGGTATACCAACGATTTAAAGGAAATTAAgaacaaaattattttttttaaaaagtatggACAAAACCCTGCTAGTTAACATAAGATTAAAATATATACATCCAAGTTTAACGCCATTGTTCCCCAGCCTTCTTTGTTGATATTTCATTAGCATATTTTTTTGACAattggggaggggggtcgtAAAAAGTGAGGGCTGTatgtccaaaaagaaaaaaaggataaCGCAAAACGCCAAACaacaaaaattcacaagtcaTTTGGGGAAATTTAAACCAGTAGCCTTTTTGTTATATTAAATTTCGGgattttcatgcttttcaaaACCCATTTAGATAGGCTCGTGTCTAACCTTACTGAATAGGCAGCTACAACTGTTAAATTATGCagtttgttgttattatttgaACTCGAAACCATGTTCCAACAAGGCAAACAAAATATTTGTCTGTAGAACAATGCGAACagttattatatatatttaaaaaagaacagacGTCAGACACGTCCTTTGTTATTTTAGTCTCTGAAAATTTGGCCAAAGTAGTGTCAAATGTTAATAGGCAGAAGGAAAACAATAATGTTTATCAAGGAAACGATTAATATCGAAAAAAATCGAAACGAAAAAAAGTCTGGGAGAGAGAAAACGAGTAAAAACCGGAAGAAATCTTATTTTGACTGAACTATGAAAAGTTTCTGATGTTGACGATGGCTACGCTTCTAGAGAAAGAATGAATAATATGAAcgaaaaaagacagaagaaaaatacAGCGAACGAAAGAAATAAAGTACCAAATAACACTTCTGTATAGTAAGTTTTTAATCTCGCACGTTTCTTTTGAAGCAAAATTGATGTGGAATTGCTTTATTTGGCTTTTTGAGACGAATccgtttttatgttttatttgccTTTTGAATTAATAGACAGACACATAGAAAACAGAGCGAGTTCGACTCTGAATTTTTGAAAGAGTTATGATATCTGAAAAGGAAAGAGGCGCCTAACCCCCATCCTCATTCACATTTAACCCCACCCCCAACTgccatctctcctccttcctcccattCTCTTTAAAATCTGCACCAAGCTGATCACaaacctatctatctatctatctatctatctatctatctatctatctatctatctatctatctatctatctatctatctatctatctatctatctatctatcgatctatctatctatctatctatctatctatctatctatctatctatctatctatctgactccacacatttattaaatgtctgtctgtctgtctgtctgtctgtctgtctgtctgtctgtctgtctgtctgtctgtctgcctgcctgcctgcctgcctgcctgtctgtcgaGAACTCACAATAgaaatctgcttttatttttatgccaGTTCTTTTCATTGAGATGATGTTCTTCTCCAAATCACCCTAAGGGCCAAGATCACGGAAAACCAAAAAGCCATCGCTGCCAAGCAAAGAGGACAAGCGACCCCGCACAGCCTTCACCACAGAACAGCTCCAACGgttaaaaactgaatttcagGGGAACCGGTACCTGACTGAAGAGCGCAGGCAGAGCCTTGCCCAGGAGCTTGGCCTCAATGAATCGCAGATCAAGATCTGGTTTCAGAACAAAAGGGCAAAAATCAAGAAAACTTCAGGGAACAGCAACTCTTTGGCCCAGCATCTTATGGCACAGGGACTGTACAACCACTCTACGGCCAAGGACTCTAAGTCAGACAGTGATTAATGATGAATTGGGAGGAGCCCCACATGCAATAAAACCACAAATAACCAGcattcatatttaaaaaattaGATGAGATTGTATCTTTTTTATTCTGTCAGTTTGTGTCAGAGTAGGCCAGGTAGGCTGTGACTGCTCAGGGCTTTAACCAATCATGTCTTCAAACAGGCCACTGTTATATTCATTCATTCCAGGAATACTAGTTCAGCACAAACCGCAACCACTGTGACTGCACCATCCAACCTTAGCTGTAACATCTGTGTTTAAACCTATAATGCCTTTGAATGTACACGCATGTTTCACAAATCTTCAGTGCAAAGCAGCAAATGACATGGTTGAGCATCATGAACAGTCTCTTTGGCAGAGGCTTGCCAAGAATGATGCTAAAACAGTTTGCTTGTTGCTAGAGTCACTGACACAAGAGGCGCTGGAGTCACTTTTAGATTCCGTTATGTTCATATTTGGGGTTTAGCCTACAGACCTTCGAGATGTTTTTGCTAGTTGTGTCTGATGAATTTCTCCCAGTAAACTCTACTAAATAAAATTCTGCAGGTATTGATATCGCAATTTGCCCGTAATTCGCATGATCCAACACGTTTTAAGCGCAAGATCTCGCCTGCATTTGGAACACGACGCTGCCGATTCGAATTCAACTCAGCACATGTTCTGAATGAATTTGAGACATATTTTGTGCTAATCAAAATTAAACTAAACAAGATCACAAAATGGACAACATAAAGAATCGTTCCAGGAAAGGGAACGTTCATGCACAGAATTTTGCCACGTCGACCATGTTTTTTACGAAGATGTGCTGAAATCCaaagattgattttatttaagGCTATTATGGGACCTTTAGTAATGGGAAGCGTATTTTGTGTTGtccgttttttttaaatacttgcCTTTTGTGTAGCCTATTtagtcttttttccttttctgttttctttcctgagtCTCAGTCTTAGTGAATGTTTTATTATGGgtctgttgttttctgtctccaATACTGAAACTGCAAATACTTGTTACCACCGCCACTGCCTAAATTAAAGGTCTGCACAATTTATTTGGTgaataaaacctgtttttaatcGCAACAAAGGGATATGCATCAGCCTTGATTTTAGCCCATTTAGAGCATATTTCTTGTTGAAATATGATAACAGTTCATTTTTATTGGTTTAGTAGACTCGCGTAATAGATTTTGCAGTTTAACTTACCCCGATATGATTCCATGGTATTTTATGCAGCAAAATAAAATTTTGTTTATTGTGATGTAAGAGTAAGATATTCAGCAAACCACAGGCTTTCATCCCATCattaatttacattttctttagaCAGTGACACATAAAACGTTATTATTTTTATAGGCATTCATGGTTTTTTCGAAGTACATTTCTTACCGAACCGAATTGTAGTTTTATAGTATTATTTTAGATTAAGTGATTTGAATTTACAGTTTGGGTGTATGTTCTATTGTTCCATTAATTAAATTTCGAGCTTCTATGTTTTGAAATATTAATCCACGATCTTCGCATCcaatgaagtttaaaaaaaacacaaccaaacaaacaaacaaccaaacaaaaatCAAACGTAAATTTCATAGACTGTGACACAAAGACAACAGATTCAGAAATATTTTCCGCAAAATCTTAATGCAGACATGCATAGGCTactatgtaaaaaaaacaaaaagcttaTGGTCTGATTGAAATTTTATGGAACCCATGTGGCAATAAACAAATCAGAGCTTCAGATCAGAGTAAATCTGCATGAAGACTACTAAGATCTGAAAGTGTTTTTACATCCATAAGTAGTTTCTATTGTATGTACAGGGTGCTTTTCCACAAggaaattatatatatttaaaataaaccaaaataacaacaaaaaacagacaaatccTGTATTTGTCTGTTCCTTGTTTAGGccttctttgttgtttttaacccCTTTATTAGTACCTATTATTGCAAGTACATGGGAATTTagttaaaaaaatcaaattgtGGGCAGATCAAGAGCATCATCATCAGGAGAAACCAACATTTTAAGCATGTAGATATACTCTTATTCTTTATATATTGAATATCACACAACAAAAGGTATTTCCTTGTATAGATTTGATTTTGAAGCCTAAAGAGAGAAAATATAATTTCATATGTGAAAATGAACTTTAATGTGTTTCTTCCAGATCAACCATTATCACATGTCACAGGAGCGGGAAAGCCACATTGTCAAATTATGATATTGCCAACTATAACAAGATCCATTCATTTTTTTGCCCCACTTGAGAAGAAAATTAAATTGAACAAAGGAATATCTTAACTATATCCATTTATGTTTAAAGAAATATTATTAGAATTATTAACAAAATTTTACTGCTGTCAATCATTcacaaatcacaaaaaaaaacaaccc from Takifugu flavidus isolate HTHZ2018 chromosome 15, ASM371156v2, whole genome shotgun sequence includes:
- the LOC130539308 gene encoding homeobox protein engrailed-1-B-like; amino-acid sequence: MEENPQRGSQRADEQDKESNRAMLPLLQLPSNQHSHRITNFYIDNILRPDFGGKRKVNTLVRDGESLRLTRGKEELRGRKSPKSSIPHQGGAGCEKEEDSNASEHQRDAADGAVEGSRARCLSTHDDSPPGSKPMLWPAWVYCTRYSDRPSSGPRSRKTKKPSLPSKEDKRPRTAFTTEQLQRLKTEFQGNRYLTEERRQSLAQELGLNESQIKIWFQNKRAKIKKTSGNSNSLAQHLMAQGLYNHSTAKDSKSDSD